From the Zymomonas mobilis subsp. pomaceae ATCC 29192 genome, the window GATATGCGAGTGCAGTTGAATTAGTAGAAGGGCTAAAGAAAATCGCGCCTTTTGAAATTTCAGTGGCCTGCTATCCTGAAACCCATCCTCAAGCGCTTAGTCCTCAAGCGGATATCGACTTTCTTAAACGTAAATTTGATGCCGGAGCGACTCGCGCTATAAGTCAGTTCTTCCTGTCACCTGAAGTTTTTTTGCGCTTCCGTGACCGTGTTGCGGCGGCTGGAATTACCGCAGAGATTTTGCCCGGTATCATGCCTACTTCTAATATCAGTGGCCTTAAACGGATGGCACATAGTTGTGGTATTGAGATACCTGAAAGACTAAATCAACTGATGGATAGTCTCGATAAGGACGATGCGGCTATAAAACAGATGGTTTCTATGGCGGTTGTTACCGATTTATGTGGACGTCTTGCCAAGGAAGGCGTTGACTCTTTTCATTTTTACACCATGAACAGAGCCGATATCACGTCAGCTTTATGCCGGTTATTGGGAAGACAACCCGCTTGATTCTTCCTTAAATCCATGATGTTTCTGGATGGGGGGCGTATCAAACCTACCGAATATTGAAGGAATAATTGATCATGGAAGAAAGTGCTGCCGCAAAG encodes:
- the metF gene encoding methylenetetrahydrofolate reductase [NAD(P)H] translates to MDRILKENPNFADVAFLGDKTTNISFEFFPPKNEQSDKMLWQSVERLAPLNPRFMSVTYGAGGTTRERTHATVTRIARETSIPAVAHLTCVNASREEIDEIAQDYWNAGIRHIVALRGDPPGGGRFEARPDGYASAVELVEGLKKIAPFEISVACYPETHPQALSPQADIDFLKRKFDAGATRAISQFFLSPEVFLRFRDRVAAAGITAEILPGIMPTSNISGLKRMAHSCGIEIPERLNQLMDSLDKDDAAIKQMVSMAVVTDLCGRLAKEGVDSFHFYTMNRADITSALCRLLGRQPA